The Anaeromyxobacter sp. Fw109-5 genomic interval GCCGCAGCGAGGCGCGGGGGGGCTTCTGGCAGCCCGTCACCGGGCGGATCGAGCCGGGCGAGTCCGAGGCGGACGCGGCGAGGCGCGAGCTGTGGGAGGAGACCGGCGCCGACGTGCCGGTGGAGCCCCTCGATTACGCGCACGCCTTCGCCCTCGAGCCGGCCCTCGCGCGGCTCCCCGAGGGCGCGCTGCGGCTCGCCCACGAGACCGCCTTCGCCGCGCGCCTCCCGGCCTCCTTCGAGCTGCGGATCTCCGACGAGCACGCGGAGCACGTCTGGCTCGCGCCGCAGGACGCGGTGGCGCGGCTGCGCTTCGCCGGGCTGCGCAAGGCGGTGCGGCTCGCGACCGGCGCCGCGGTCGCGCGCTGAGCGGGCCCGGCTCCGCCGATGTGGTCGCAGGTGGGTTCGCCGGGCGGCCCCTCGCGCCGTCCCGCGGCCATGGCATGATGCGCGCCGTGGTCGTCACCGAGCGCCATCGCCTGCGCGAGAAGCTCCCCGAGCTCGGCGCCGCCGCGCGTACGCTCGCCATGCGCGGCGTGCCGCGCGAGGTGCGTCTGCAGGGCTGGACCGGCCCGACGTTCTTCTCGTCGGAGCTGGCCGACGGACGGCTCCGCACCCTGGAGCAGTTCGCGGGCGCGGGCGCCGAGGCGGCGGGCGTCGCGGGCTGGGTGCTCGGCTCGATGCGCGATCCCCTGGCCTGGGACGACGAGCCCTCGGCGGTGTTCGTGCTCGAGCGCGCGTCCGGGCGCGTGCTGCTGGTCGACCTGGAGCAGGGGCAGCGGCCGACGTTCGTGAGCTCCAGCGCGGGGCTGTTCCTCGACGCGGTGGACGTGTTCCTGCAGTGGTGGGGCGGCGAGGAGCCGCTCCAGGACCGGCTGAAGCGGATCCGGACCGACCTGGCCCGCATCGATCCGCCGGCGATGGCATCGCCGCAGAATCACTGGCCGCAGTGGCTGGACGACCTGCGGGAGGTGTAGCCGCGCCCCTGCGGCTCACCCCGACCGCCTGCCCGACCGCCCGCGGGACCGTCTTCGTGGCCCCGGAGGGGTTCCGATCGCGGCGCCAGTTGGTATCATCCCGGCTTTCGCCCGGAACCCAACCCCATCCAGCCCGCGGGACCCGTTCGATGATCAGCGTCGAGAAGATCGGTGGCACCTCGATGTCGGCGTTCGAGGACGTCCTCCGCAACATCATGCTCCGCGACCCGAAGCGCGTGTACGGTCGCGTCTACGTCGTGTCGGCGTACGCCGGCGTCACGAACCAGCTCCTAGAGCACAAGAAGACGGGCGAGCCGGGCGTGTACGCGCGGTTCGCCGGCGGCGCGGACTACGCGGCGGCGCTCGAGCAGCTCACCGCCAAGCTGAAGGAGATCAACGCGGGCCTCGCGCCGCTCGGCCTCGATCTCGCGCGCGCGGACGGCTTCATCGAGCGGCGCATGCGCGAGCTGCGCGCGTACCTCGACTCGATGCGCCACGTGCTCGCGAGCGGCTACCTGCGCCGCGAGAACGTGCTGCTCGCCGCGCGCGAGATGCTCGCCGCGATCGGCGAGGCCCACAGCGCGTACAACAGCGTGGAGATCCTGCGCGCGAAGGGGGTCGAGGCCTCCCTCATGGACCTGACCGGCTTCGACGACGACGAGCCGTTCACGATCGACGAGCGGATCCACGCTTCGTTCAAGGGGGTGGACCTCTCGCGCCAGGTGGTGGTGGTCACCGGCTACACCAAGGGGATCGAGGGGATCATGCGGGAGTTCGACCGCGGGTACTCCGAGGTCACCTTCAGCAAGGTCGCCGTGGAGATCAAGGCGGACGAGGCGGTGATCCACAAGGAGTTCCACCTCTCGTCGGCGGACCCGGTGCTGGTGGGCGAGGAGAACGCGGTGCTCGTCGGGATGACCAACTACGACGTCGCCGACCAGCTCGCGGACGTGGGCATGGAGGCCATCCACCCGAAGGCGGCGAAGCCGATGGAGCTCGCCGGCATCGCCATCCGGCTCAAGAACACCTTCGAGCCCGACCACCCCGGCACGCTCATCACGAAGCAGTACGTGGGCAAGCAGGCCCGCATCGAGATCGTCGCCGGCTCGCCGAAGGTCACCGCGGTGGAGATCCACGATCCCTCGATGGTCGGCACGGTGGGCTTCGACTACGGGGTGATGGAGATCTTCCGCAAGCACGGGGTCTCGTACATCCTGAAGGCCACCAACGCGAACTCGATCACGCAGGTGGTCTGGGACAAGTCGGTCACGCCGGGCTTCCTCGAGGAGCTCGAGAACGCCTACGAGGTGGTGACCGCCGCGCCGTCCGCGATCGTGTGCGTGATCGGGACGAACATCGCGTTCCCGGGCGTCCTCGCGCGCGCCACGGCCGCGCTCGCCGAGAACGGCATCAACGTGAACGCCGTCTCGCAGTCCCTCCGGCAGACGAGCATCCAGTTCGTCATCGCCCGCGACGACTACAAGCGGGCGGTGGTCGCGCTCAACGCGGCGCTCTGCCTGAACCCGCCCGTGGCTGCGTAGGCGAGGCGGGCCGGGGCGCGGCGTCCCGCCCACCTCGGCCCTACGACCTCGGCGGCACGGGAGATCTGGTCCTCACCGACCTCTCCCCGCTCGAGGGCGGCCTCGTCCTGCCCGCCGCGGCGGAGGGGCTCTACGTCGTGCTCGACGGCTCGGGCCGAGCCGTCGCCGAGGTGGCGAAGGGAGCCGGCGCGGAGCGGCGGGTCGCGCTCCCGCCCGGGCGGTACACCGTGAAGAAGCGGCTCCCGGACGACTCCGGGCTCCTCGTCGCCCCCGTGTCGGTCGCGGGGGGCGCGCCCGCGGTGGTGGACGACGCGCGCATGGACCGGGTGCCGCTCGAACGCGATCCGCAGAAGGGCTTCTCCGGCTCCCGCTGGGCGCTCGTCGCGGGGCTCGGCGCGCAGCGCTTCTTCGACCGCGCCGCGCGCGACGGGCTGTTCCCGCCCGCGACGCTCGGGGGCCTCGAGGTGGCCGTCCGCGACGACCTGGGCCGCGGGCTGGCCTGGGGGATCGACGCGGCGCTCGGCGGCGGCGCCGGCACGCTCCGCATGCCGGGGGTGGAGCCCATCCCGGTGAAGTTCGCCGAGCTCGCGGGCGGGGCCTCGCTCTGGAAGGACTTCCTGGTCGGGCCGGTGGTGCTCTCGGCGGGCGCGCGGATCGGGCTCATCTGGCTCGGGCGCAGCTTCCCCGCGCGCGAGGAGCTGCCGAGCCAGACCTTCTTCACCGTGACGCCGGGCCTCGTGGGCGGCGCCGCCTGGCGCTTCTCGCCGCGCCTCGCCGCCGTGGCGCGCATGCGTCTCTCGTACCTCATCTACGCCGTCGACGAGGATCGCAGCCTCGGGTTCGCCGAGGGGATGCTGGGGGTGGAGTATGCGCTGGGTGAATAGCCGGCTCGCCGCCGCGCTCGGCCTGTGCCTCGGCCTGTGCGCCTGCGGCGACTACTCGACCGAGGACCTCCGCTTCCTCGCGGCCGTGCCGAGCCGCGAAGATCTGCGCGTCGAGGTCCCCGCGGAGGCGGCCGTCGCCGCCGGCGCCTCGGCGCAGGTCGCGGGGTGCCCGACGCGGCCGGCCGACACCTGGCTGCGCGCGAAGCCCGAGTCCGATCGGCTCAACGCGGGGATCTGCTGGTGGTGACCGCGTCCTTCGACGCCGCAGCGGCAGGTCGCGCCGCGGTCGGCTTCCGCACCGCCCTGGGCGCCACGGGCGGCTTCCGGCAGTGCTGGGACCCGACGGCCTGCCTGGTGTACGTGGACGATCCGGCCGCGTTCAGCTGCGGCGGGGCCGCGTCCTGCTCGTTCGGGGGCGTGGCCGCCTGCCCCGCGGTGCCGTCGCCGCCGTTCTGACGGCGCTGTCCGCGCCGGAGACGGTGAGGTACACCATCGTCTGGTTGAGGAGCTGGTACGCGATCTCGCCGAAGGTGATGGGCCCGACGATGTCGCCCGTGGTCCTGCCCTCGAGCGACGAGTTGACGAAGTTGACGACGCAGTTGCACGAGAGCGCGATGCGCTCGGTGAGCCCGGTGGGAAGCGCCGACACGAGCGCGTCCACGTAGTCGGCGATCGGGCGGGCGTGATGGTAAGGGACGCCCGCGAACACCGGGGCGTAGAACCGGACCTCGCCCCTCGCCCGGTCGACGGCCTGGAAGCTCACGTTGATGCGGGCACCGCAGTAGTCCGCGACCAGGGGGAGGCGCGTGTCGAGAACGGTCTCCTGGACGTACTCGGCGAAGTTGCACAGCCGCCCGTCGACCTCCGCGAGGGTGGCGGAGAAGCCGGTGACGGGGAAGACGATGGCGGGGCCGGTGCCCTTCTCGAAGATGTTCAGGATCGCGATCTCTGCGCGCATCCCGGGCGGCAGGCGGACGTGCATCACGAGCGCGTGCTGCTCCATGGCCTCGGCGGTCGTGCCGTCGAACACCTTGGGCCTCACCTTGCCCACGTCCGAGAGATGGACGCCCGAGATCCACCCGAAGAGCGGGGCCGTCGCGAACTTCGCGAACGTGGGCGCGTTCAGGGCGAACGAGAGGTGCACCCGGCTCGAGAACGGCGCGATCATCACGCCCATCGCATCGGCCGGGAGCTCCGAGTACACCCGCGAGACGTCCTCCGCGTCGTAGCGCCGGACGCCGGCGTACTCCGCGCCCTCGGGGAGAGACTCCACGAAGATGCGCTGGCGATCGACGACCCCGCCTTCCTCCGTCATGAAGTACGGGATCGTCCCCGCGATCCACTTCCCTCTGGGCAGGCGGCTCAGCGGGCTCTCGTCCCCGGCGAGCAGCAGCGTCTCCCCGCTGCGGATCAGCGCTGCGACCTCGTCCACCTGGAGGAGATGCCGCCGCATCGAACACAGCATATTACGGTCGGGAGCGGCCATCCCGCAGCGAGCGGCGAGGACGATCCGCGCGCCGTCATCCAGGCGGGTGCGGGTGCGCCGACTCACCCGGACGGTGCGTCGAGCGAGCCGCGGACAGCGCGGGTGGCCCGACGCGCGAGGCGCTCGGAGGTGCGCGGCATCAGATGATGAACCTGCTCGCACAGCAGCTCCGCGTGAGCGCGCTCCAGGCCGAGGTGAGCCGTTTCCAGCGGTTCGCGAAGGACGCCCCCATCGGCATCCTCTTCATCAGCAGCGACGCCACCGTGCAGTTCGCGAACGACGAGTACCTGCGCATCGTCGGCCGCTCGCGAGAGGAGTTCGACGCCGACCGGTTCCGGGAGGGGCAGGGCCGACCGCCCGAGTGGCTGCACCCCGAGCTCGGGACGCGACACGAGAGCGAGTACGTTCGGAGCGACGGGACGCGGGTCCCGCTCCTCGTGGGGCTCTCCGTCCAGCCGGATGGCGTCGCGGCGTTCGTCATCGATCTCACCGCCGAGAAGGCGGCGGAGCGCGGGCGCCAGGAGAGCGAGGAGCGGTACCGCGCCATCGCCGAGCAGCTCGCCGAGGCGGATCGGCGAAAGGACGAGTTCTTCAGGATCCTGTCGCACGAGCTGCGCAACCCGCTCGCGCCCATCCGGAACGCGCTTCACCTCCTCGGCCGCGCACCCGACGACCCGGCGCGCGCCGCGCGGTGGCGCGAGGTGATCGAGCGCCAGGTCGGGCACCTCTCGCGACTGGTCGAAGACCTGCTCGACCTCACGCGCATCACGGCCGGGCGCATCCAGCTCCGCCGCGAGCCGCTGGACCTCGCGCACGTGGTCGGCCACACCGCCGAGGACCACCGCGCCGGGTTCGAGGCGATCGGCGTGCGCCTCGTCCTGCAGCTACCGCCCGCGCCCGTGCCGGTCGAAGGCGACGAGACGCGGATCGCGCAGATCGTGGGGAACCTGCTCGCCAACTCCGCGAAGTTCACCCCGGACGGCGGCACCGTCACGGTCCGGGTGGCCGAGGCGCCAGGGCGCTCCGCGCTCCTCGACGTGCGGGACACGGGGGAGGGGATCGAGGCCGAGGTCCTCCCCCGCATCTTCGAGCCCTTCTCGCAGGCGGACCGCACCCTGGCGCGCTCCCGGGGCGGGCTCGGCCTCGGTCTCACGCTGGTGAAGCGCCTCGTGGAGCTGCACGGGGGAACGGTGGTGGTCACGAGCGCCGGTCCCGGGGCCGGGACCGAGGTCGCGGTACGCTTCCCCCTCGCCGCCACGCCGCGCGTACCGGCGCCGCAGGTCGGGTCCGGCTCGGGTGCGCGTGGCGCGGCGACCGTCCTGGTGGTGGAGGACAACCTGGACGCGGCGGAGACCTTGCGGGACGCGCTCGAGCTCGAGGGCATGGAGGTCTCGCTCGCCCCCGACGGCGAGGCGGGGCTCGCGGCCGCCCGGCGGAGGCGGCCGGACCTCGTCATCTGCGACATCGGCTTGCCGGGGAAGCTCGACGGCTACGGCGTGGCGCGCGCGTTCCGCGCCGATCCCGCCCTGCGCGACGTCCGGCTCGT includes:
- a CDS encoding SUKH-4 family immunity protein, giving the protein MVAGGFAGRPLAPSRGHGMMRAVVVTERHRLREKLPELGAAARTLAMRGVPREVRLQGWTGPTFFSSELADGRLRTLEQFAGAGAEAAGVAGWVLGSMRDPLAWDDEPSAVFVLERASGRVLLVDLEQGQRPTFVSSSAGLFLDAVDVFLQWWGGEEPLQDRLKRIRTDLARIDPPAMASPQNHWPQWLDDLREV
- a CDS encoding aspartate kinase, with the translated sequence MISVEKIGGTSMSAFEDVLRNIMLRDPKRVYGRVYVVSAYAGVTNQLLEHKKTGEPGVYARFAGGADYAAALEQLTAKLKEINAGLAPLGLDLARADGFIERRMRELRAYLDSMRHVLASGYLRRENVLLAAREMLAAIGEAHSAYNSVEILRAKGVEASLMDLTGFDDDEPFTIDERIHASFKGVDLSRQVVVVTGYTKGIEGIMREFDRGYSEVTFSKVAVEIKADEAVIHKEFHLSSADPVLVGEENAVLVGMTNYDVADQLADVGMEAIHPKAAKPMELAGIAIRLKNTFEPDHPGTLITKQYVGKQARIEIVAGSPKVTAVEIHDPSMVGTVGFDYGVMEIFRKHGVSYILKATNANSITQVVWDKSVTPGFLEELENAYEVVTAAPSAIVCVIGTNIAFPGVLARATAALAENGINVNAVSQSLRQTSIQFVIARDDYKRAVVALNAALCLNPPVAA
- a CDS encoding ATP-binding protein; its protein translation is MMNLLAQQLRVSALQAEVSRFQRFAKDAPIGILFISSDATVQFANDEYLRIVGRSREEFDADRFREGQGRPPEWLHPELGTRHESEYVRSDGTRVPLLVGLSVQPDGVAAFVIDLTAEKAAERGRQESEERYRAIAEQLAEADRRKDEFFRILSHELRNPLAPIRNALHLLGRAPDDPARAARWREVIERQVGHLSRLVEDLLDLTRITAGRIQLRREPLDLAHVVGHTAEDHRAGFEAIGVRLVLQLPPAPVPVEGDETRIAQIVGNLLANSAKFTPDGGTVTVRVAEAPGRSALLDVRDTGEGIEAEVLPRIFEPFSQADRTLARSRGGLGLGLTLVKRLVELHGGTVVVTSAGPGAGTEVAVRFPLAATPRVPAPQVGSGSGARGAATVLVVEDNLDAAETLRDALELEGMEVSLAPDGEAGLAAARRRRPDLVICDIGLPGKLDGYGVARAFRADPALRDVRLVALTGYAGPEDRTRAYAAGFDLHLGKPAALGELLRAIAPLVRPGTGGDGAAREPR